One part of the Desulfonema ishimotonii genome encodes these proteins:
- a CDS encoding SUMF1/EgtB/PvdO family nonheme iron enzyme, whose protein sequence is MKKVQWCLLCIALSLFLNIPECCAFSQKRVAFVVGNAAYRNVAALRNTLNDSRLMAETLSDLGFVTIHKENLSWKDFQTSIEEFKRLVELYPDSIRFFYYSGHGIQVNGCNYLIPTDCDLDRSRIKNTAVSMELVMRVMASVPGGTNLIILDACRKNPFARYRYVNQGGLAAMNAPSGTLIAFSTSIGDIASDGGGGENGQYSLYTYSLSNSLKKRDLRILDVFNSVRRIVRKKSYGSQIPWESTSLEGPVILSSRKYSLPRGRIITEVSSFQFKLDKQRKISYHAGIDSSGNSTGIPRKRVKSSKRKLGNTYMRKATGVPGLRERRIGDVEFVFIPRGCFVMGCSNSRETVMCEQDEFPAHEVCLNGFWISKYEITNKHYLDYLRSTSGRQHGAHAEVVMDYQRDQTPNRIFYNPKNRYYYISQEYISHPVAHVSWYGAKDYVDWFSKVYDVSADLPTEAQWEYASRGGESNHFYSGGNKFAQYAWTSVKDGASAPHPVGKKKPNGFGICDMSGNVWEWCGDTYNPEGYSLHGKWDPRVLSGAADHVIRGGSYRYVPKRARCGNRGYQSAGSFAEDIGFRVILKDPDQSYITRLKEK, encoded by the coding sequence ATGAAAAAAGTACAATGGTGTCTGTTATGTATCGCCCTCTCCCTCTTTCTAAACATCCCGGAATGCTGTGCTTTCTCCCAGAAACGGGTCGCCTTTGTTGTCGGAAATGCGGCATACAGAAATGTGGCTGCGCTCCGGAACACCCTGAATGACTCCCGCCTGATGGCGGAGACCCTGTCCGATCTGGGATTTGTTACTATTCATAAGGAAAATCTCTCATGGAAAGATTTTCAGACCTCCATAGAGGAATTTAAAAGGCTTGTCGAGCTGTATCCGGACAGCATCCGCTTTTTTTATTATTCCGGGCATGGGATACAGGTAAACGGTTGCAATTATCTCATACCGACAGACTGTGATCTGGATCGGAGCCGCATCAAAAACACGGCAGTCAGCATGGAACTCGTGATGCGGGTGATGGCAAGTGTGCCCGGCGGAACCAACCTGATTATCCTGGATGCCTGCCGGAAAAACCCCTTTGCCCGGTACCGGTACGTCAACCAGGGCGGGCTGGCAGCAATGAATGCGCCGTCCGGGACACTCATCGCTTTTTCCACAAGCATCGGGGATATCGCCAGCGACGGGGGGGGCGGAGAAAACGGGCAGTACAGCCTTTATACCTACTCCTTATCCAATAGCCTGAAAAAACGGGATCTTCGGATTCTGGATGTGTTTAACAGCGTCCGCCGGATTGTGCGTAAAAAATCATACGGCAGCCAGATTCCATGGGAATCGACTTCGCTGGAGGGGCCGGTCATCCTGTCATCCAGAAAATATTCCCTGCCAAGGGGCAGGATTATAACGGAGGTATCCTCTTTCCAGTTTAAACTGGATAAACAGCGAAAGATTTCGTATCACGCAGGCATTGACTCCTCTGGAAACAGCACCGGCATCCCCCGGAAGCGGGTGAAATCGTCAAAGCGAAAGCTTGGAAATACTTATATGCGGAAGGCCACCGGCGTCCCCGGCCTCAGAGAACGGCGGATCGGAGATGTGGAGTTTGTGTTTATTCCAAGGGGCTGTTTTGTTATGGGATGCTCCAATTCACGGGAAACCGTTATGTGTGAGCAGGATGAATTCCCGGCCCATGAAGTCTGCCTGAACGGGTTCTGGATCAGCAAGTATGAGATTACCAATAAGCACTATCTTGATTACCTGCGAAGCACATCCGGCAGGCAGCATGGCGCTCATGCCGAGGTGGTGATGGACTATCAGCGGGATCAGACCCCGAACCGGATTTTCTATAACCCGAAAAACAGATATTATTATATATCCCAGGAATATATCAGCCACCCGGTTGCCCATGTCTCATGGTACGGTGCCAAAGATTACGTTGACTGGTTTTCAAAGGTATATGACGTCAGTGCAGACCTCCCGACCGAGGCACAGTGGGAATATGCCAGCCGGGGCGGGGAGAGCAATCACTTTTATTCCGGCGGAAACAAATTTGCGCAATATGCCTGGACCTCTGTCAAAGACGGGGCGTCCGCGCCGCACCCGGTCGGAAAAAAAAAGCCGAACGGGTTCGGGATATGTGATATGAGTGGGAATGTGTGGGAATGGTGCGGGGATACGTACAACCCGGAGGGATATTCACTGCACGGCAAATGGGATCCCCGGGTGCTTTCAGGCGCTGCTGACCATGTGATCCGGGGCGGAAGCTACCGGTATGTCCCCAAACGCGCACGGTGCGGCAACCGGGGGTATCAGTCCGCAGGCAGTTTTGCAGAGGATATCGGGTTCCGGGTTATCCTGAAAGACCCGGACCAGAGCTATATTACGCGATTAAAGGAAAAATAA
- a CDS encoding potassium transporter TrkG — MYETVGDAFRYSVFQVASILTTTGFATADYEQWPAMSQVILLFCMFIGGSAGSTGGGMKCLRVMVCFKYCYKELFSLIHPHSVSHVKIAGKAVPEDVVRSVLGFLALYMGLFAVSVVVLAGIGVDFVTAFGAIAATIGNIGPGFGMVGPVENYALIPDPGKWLLIWCMLLGRLEIYTVIILLVPEFWRK, encoded by the coding sequence GTGTACGAGACCGTCGGCGATGCGTTCCGCTACAGCGTCTTCCAGGTGGCCTCGATTCTCACCACCACCGGTTTTGCCACGGCGGATTATGAACAGTGGCCTGCCATGTCCCAGGTCATTCTGCTGTTCTGCATGTTCATCGGCGGGTCGGCAGGCTCCACCGGGGGCGGCATGAAGTGCCTCCGGGTGATGGTCTGCTTTAAATACTGCTACAAGGAGCTGTTTTCGCTGATTCACCCCCATTCGGTATCCCACGTCAAGATCGCCGGAAAAGCGGTTCCCGAAGATGTGGTGCGGAGCGTCCTCGGGTTTCTCGCCCTGTATATGGGGCTGTTTGCCGTCAGCGTGGTGGTCCTGGCCGGTATCGGTGTGGATTTTGTCACGGCCTTCGGGGCCATTGCCGCCACCATCGGCAATATCGGGCCGGGCTTCGGCATGGTGGGGCCGGTGGAGAATTACGCGCTGATCCCGGATCCGGGAAAATGGCTGTTAATATGGTGTATGCTGCTGGGCAGACTGGAGATATATACCGTTATTATTCTGCTTGTCCCGGAGTTTTGGCGAAAATAA
- a CDS encoding TrkH family potassium uptake protein: MMLPLLVGLACQDQSAAPLLKSMGITLLAGLMLSLPFRSKNGKAGYISQREGMAIVALGWMAVGLFGALPFYFSGQFGTFTNAMFESVSGFTTTGASVLTEIEPVSRGMLFWRSFIQWLGGMGIIVLSLAILPFLGVGGMQLYKAEVPSPVPDKLKPRIRDTATILWKVYALITLVEIVLLMFGGMDLYDAASHAFTTMPTGGFSTKNTSVAHFDSVYIDMVITVFMVLAGINFTLHYQLFRGIPWPSGGIPSAVFSWGGLSC; encoded by the coding sequence ATGATGCTGCCGCTTCTGGTGGGCCTGGCCTGTCAGGATCAGAGCGCTGCCCCGCTGCTGAAATCCATGGGGATCACCCTGCTGGCCGGCCTGATGTTATCGCTGCCCTTCCGCAGCAAAAACGGAAAGGCCGGCTACATCAGCCAGCGGGAGGGCATGGCCATTGTCGCCCTGGGATGGATGGCCGTGGGGCTGTTCGGGGCGCTGCCCTTCTATTTCAGCGGGCAGTTCGGGACATTTACGAACGCGATGTTTGAATCGGTATCCGGCTTCACCACGACCGGCGCCTCCGTTCTGACGGAAATTGAGCCGGTTTCCAGGGGAATGCTGTTCTGGCGGAGCTTTATCCAGTGGCTCGGGGGCATGGGGATCATCGTCCTCTCACTGGCCATCCTCCCGTTTCTGGGGGTGGGCGGGATGCAGCTCTACAAGGCCGAGGTGCCCAGCCCGGTGCCGGACAAGCTCAAGCCCCGTATCCGGGACACGGCCACCATCCTCTGGAAGGTATATGCCCTCATCACACTGGTGGAAATTGTTCTGCTGATGTTCGGCGGCATGGATCTGTACGACGCAGCCAGCCACGCCTTCACCACCATGCCCACGGGCGGGTTTTCGACGAAGAACACATCGGTGGCCCATTTCGACAGCGTCTACATCGACATGGTGATCACGGTCTTCATGGTCCTGGCCGGTATCAACTTCACCCTGCACTACCAGTTGTTCAGGGGGATACCCTGGCCTTCTGGCGGGATTCCGAGTGCCGTTTTTTCCTGGGGGGGACTCTCCTGCTGA
- the trkA gene encoding Trk system potassium transporter TrkA, whose amino-acid sequence MKIIIVGAGEVGFHIASHLARENKEVVMIDQDAEAIRRVSDHLDVQTLIGPGNSPVILEDAGIRDAEILLAVTNSDETNLVACLMADVLSPVTKKLARLRSADYDRYHEVFSENAPHIDTVINPEIEVVKTIERMMSVPGAVDVGDFAGGRVKSVSIRLDETTPLAGTRLMDLPGWFKGPRPLIFSIMRDEETIIPTGKDRLLPGDLIYFIVEQGNLIDTLKQFNKHADPIRRVLIVGGGRIGSRLAQRLESLPVQVKIIEKNPKKCDRLAEQLNKPVVLCGDGSDQDLLREENVQDTDVVITLTGDEETNILSSLLAKRLGAKKTITQISKFSYFPLMLTIGIEQVVDPRLSAINTILQHIRRGKVLSAMSIKGEEAEVLEAIALETSDIVGKPLKNISFPKGMLVTTILRGEEVIIPSGESIVEPGDRIIIFGRREAIPKIEKILAVKLEYF is encoded by the coding sequence TTGAAAATCATAATTGTAGGGGCCGGTGAGGTGGGATTTCACATCGCCAGCCATCTCGCCCGTGAAAATAAGGAAGTGGTGATGATTGACCAGGATGCCGAGGCGATCCGGCGGGTTTCCGATCATCTCGACGTTCAGACCCTTATCGGGCCGGGCAACAGTCCGGTGATTCTGGAGGATGCCGGGATAAGGGACGCCGAAATTCTGCTGGCCGTCACCAACAGCGACGAAACCAATCTGGTCGCCTGCCTGATGGCCGATGTTCTCTCGCCGGTGACCAAAAAGCTGGCCCGGCTCCGGAGCGCCGACTATGACCGGTATCACGAGGTGTTTTCAGAAAACGCGCCCCACATTGACACGGTGATTAACCCGGAGATCGAGGTGGTCAAAACCATTGAGCGCATGATGAGCGTGCCGGGTGCGGTGGATGTGGGGGATTTTGCCGGTGGCCGGGTCAAGTCTGTCAGCATCCGTCTGGATGAGACCACCCCGCTGGCCGGCACCCGGCTTATGGATCTTCCGGGCTGGTTTAAAGGGCCGCGGCCCCTGATTTTTTCCATTATGCGGGATGAGGAGACGATTATCCCCACCGGAAAAGACCGGCTGCTGCCCGGAGATCTGATCTATTTTATTGTTGAGCAGGGGAATCTGATCGATACCCTGAAACAGTTCAACAAACATGCCGATCCCATCCGCCGTGTGCTGATCGTGGGCGGGGGGCGCATCGGCAGCCGGCTGGCCCAGCGCCTTGAGTCCCTGCCCGTTCAGGTCAAAATTATTGAGAAGAATCCGAAAAAATGCGACCGCCTTGCCGAGCAGCTCAATAAGCCGGTCGTATTGTGCGGGGACGGGTCGGATCAGGATCTGCTCCGGGAGGAGAATGTTCAGGATACCGACGTGGTGATCACCCTGACCGGCGATGAGGAGACCAACATCCTCTCCTCCCTTCTTGCCAAACGGCTGGGCGCAAAAAAGACCATCACCCAGATCAGCAAGTTCAGCTATTTCCCCCTGATGCTCACCATCGGCATCGAGCAGGTGGTGGACCCGCGCCTCTCGGCCATCAACACCATTTTGCAGCACATCCGGCGGGGCAAGGTACTTTCGGCCATGTCCATCAAGGGGGAGGAGGCCGAGGTGCTGGAGGCCATTGCCCTGGAGACATCGGATATCGTGGGCAAGCCCCTCAAAAACATCTCTTTTCCCAAAGGGATGCTGGTGACGACCATCCTCCGGGGGGAGGAGGTCATCATTCCGTCCGGTGAGAGCATTGTGGAACCCGGCGACCGGATTATTATTTTCGGCAGGCGGGAGGCCATTCCAAAAATCGAGAAAATCCTTGCGGTAAAACTGGAGTATTTTTAA
- a CDS encoding energy-coupling factor transporter transmembrane component T family protein, translating to MAELTPFSFRPGHSRLHRMDARFKLFFLALISGAALSAHPQGLAVLTPVLFLLILHIRVSGPALLRETRYFLILLGIVFTARSLSTPGDPVWQWMQITVTRQGLHQGGLICWRLAAVVLLGLCLVVTTRPSEIRAAIAWLLKPVPFVPEKRVATMISLLVRFIPLILSQAGKTGEAQRARGIENRKNPLVRLVRFAIPFLRRTFEEADRLVIAMEARCYSENRTLPAFSAGPGDRIAVFISAALCGLLFWL from the coding sequence ATGGCTGAACTGACCCCTTTCAGCTTCCGGCCCGGCCACTCCCGGCTGCACCGGATGGACGCCCGGTTCAAGCTGTTTTTTCTGGCCCTCATCAGCGGGGCCGCCCTCAGCGCCCATCCGCAGGGGCTGGCCGTACTCACCCCGGTACTCTTTCTGCTTATTCTTCACATCCGCGTCTCCGGTCCCGCACTTCTCAGGGAAACCCGGTATTTTCTGATCCTGCTCGGCATCGTGTTTACGGCCCGCAGCCTCTCCACGCCCGGCGACCCCGTGTGGCAGTGGATGCAGATCACCGTGACCCGCCAGGGGCTGCATCAGGGCGGACTCATCTGCTGGCGACTGGCAGCCGTTGTGCTGCTGGGCCTCTGTCTCGTCGTCACCACCCGCCCGTCGGAAATCCGGGCGGCCATTGCCTGGCTCCTGAAGCCCGTCCCCTTTGTCCCTGAAAAACGGGTGGCCACCATGATCAGCCTGCTGGTCCGCTTTATCCCCCTGATCCTCAGTCAGGCCGGAAAGACCGGCGAGGCCCAGCGGGCCCGGGGGATTGAAAACCGGAAAAATCCCCTTGTCCGCCTAGTCCGGTTTGCCATTCCCTTTCTGCGCCGGACCTTTGAGGAGGCCGACCGTCTGGTCATCGCAATGGAGGCCCGGTGTTACTCCGAGAATCGCACCCTGCCGGCGTTTTCCGCCGGTCCCGGCGACCGGATCGCCGTCTTTATCAGCGCCGCCCTCTGCGGCCTGCTTTTCTGGCTCTGA
- a CDS encoding energy-coupling factor ABC transporter ATP-binding protein, whose protein sequence is MNILEVRNLCHRFPDGTLAVAGADLCVAEGEFVILAGANGCGKTTLLRHLNGLLLPTGGSVAVDGVSVAANPRRARQMVGMVFQDADSQIVGETVYDDVAFGPENLGLTRPEIDRRVAGALEAVGLSCMEDQRPHLLSGGQKRRVAIAGILAMKSRVIVFDEPFSNLDYPGVRQVLRQILRLRETGHTIVLTTHDLEKVLAHADRLVVMQKGRIAKDGPPEAAVRGIDVLGVREPHASRNGMTLTSWLN, encoded by the coding sequence ATGAATATTCTCGAAGTTAGGAACCTGTGCCACCGCTTCCCGGACGGGACGCTGGCCGTGGCCGGGGCAGACCTCTGTGTGGCAGAGGGGGAATTCGTGATCCTCGCCGGGGCCAACGGGTGCGGCAAGACCACCCTGCTTCGCCACCTGAACGGCCTGCTGCTGCCGACCGGCGGCAGTGTTGCCGTGGACGGGGTTTCCGTGGCGGCCAATCCCAGACGGGCCCGGCAGATGGTGGGCATGGTGTTTCAGGACGCCGACAGCCAGATTGTGGGGGAGACGGTGTACGATGATGTGGCCTTCGGGCCGGAGAATCTGGGACTGACGCGCCCTGAAATCGACCGGCGGGTGGCCGGGGCGCTGGAAGCCGTGGGTTTGTCCTGCATGGAAGACCAGCGACCCCACCTGCTTTCGGGCGGCCAGAAGCGGCGGGTCGCCATTGCCGGTATTCTCGCGATGAAATCCCGGGTCATCGTTTTTGACGAGCCGTTTTCCAACCTCGACTATCCGGGGGTCCGGCAGGTGCTGCGCCAGATTCTTCGCCTCCGGGAGACCGGCCACACCATCGTGCTGACCACCCATGATCTGGAAAAGGTGCTGGCCCACGCCGACCGGCTGGTGGTGATGCAAAAGGGCCGCATTGCAAAAGACGGCCCCCCCGAAGCCGCAGTCCGGGGGATCGACGTTCTGGGGGTACGCGAACCCCATGCCTCCCGCAACGGAATGACGCTCACCTCATGGCTGAACTGA
- a CDS encoding biotin transporter BioY: MNSSRQLQLTVYASLFAALIAAGSYLAIPIGPVPIVLQNLFILLAGLLLGSRWGLASVGIYLLAGAMGLPVFAGGTGGIGRLFGPTGGYLLSYLPAVFIVGWISERAGTAARRILFDIGAMILGSFIVYAIGVPWLSAMTGMAWKKAVMVGMVPFLPGDALKIAAAVPIARTLRPVISGKFTPVCADEYSRS, encoded by the coding sequence ATGAATTCATCCCGACAGCTTCAACTGACCGTGTATGCGTCGCTCTTTGCGGCCCTGATTGCGGCCGGCTCCTATCTGGCCATTCCCATCGGGCCGGTTCCCATTGTGCTTCAGAACCTCTTCATACTCCTGGCCGGACTGCTGCTGGGCAGCCGGTGGGGCCTTGCCAGTGTGGGCATCTACCTGCTGGCCGGTGCCATGGGACTGCCTGTATTTGCAGGCGGGACCGGCGGCATTGGCCGGTTGTTCGGCCCCACGGGCGGCTATCTGCTGAGCTATCTTCCTGCCGTATTCATCGTCGGATGGATCAGCGAAAGGGCCGGAACCGCGGCCAGGCGAATCCTCTTCGACATCGGGGCGATGATCCTCGGCTCTTTCATTGTCTATGCCATCGGTGTGCCCTGGCTCAGCGCCATGACCGGCATGGCATGGAAAAAAGCCGTGATGGTCGGCATGGTCCCGTTTCTGCCGGGAGACGCCCTCAAGATCGCCGCAGCCGTGCCCATTGCCAGAACCCTGCGTCCGGTGATCTCCGGCAAATTCACCCCGGTCTGTGCTGATGAATATTCTCGAAGTTAG
- a CDS encoding biotin--[acetyl-CoA-carboxylase] ligase: protein MKSKIIRRLRDEREILSGEALSTDLGVSRVSVWKHIRQLQEMGYGIDSAPKGYRLTDTPDVLWPWEFPGREERIHYFPETGSTMTVARKMARNGCPAFTVVIAGQQTGGRGRLQRKWLSDDGGLYFTVVVRPEIPPVLSSRISFVASLSLAGVLRKQFGVNAQVKWPNDILVDEKKLTGMLSEMETDADMVSFVNIGMGINVNNDPTPDESRATSLARLLGRTVPRRAILAAFLDDFEARMAQVDYDTVIGEWKEFTLTLGRRVRIVTTSETYEGRAADVEKDGTLILELGDGTRKSVIFGDCFLQPPGE, encoded by the coding sequence ATGAAAAGCAAAATTATCCGGCGGCTCAGAGATGAGCGCGAAATTCTCTCCGGCGAAGCCCTCAGCACCGATCTGGGCGTGTCGCGGGTGTCAGTGTGGAAACATATCCGGCAGCTTCAGGAAATGGGATACGGGATTGATTCCGCCCCCAAAGGCTACCGGCTGACGGACACACCGGACGTCCTCTGGCCCTGGGAATTTCCCGGACGGGAAGAGCGCATTCACTATTTTCCCGAAACCGGCTCCACCATGACCGTTGCCCGGAAAATGGCCCGGAACGGCTGTCCGGCCTTCACGGTGGTCATTGCCGGGCAGCAGACCGGGGGGCGGGGGCGGCTTCAGCGAAAATGGCTTTCGGATGACGGCGGCCTCTATTTTACCGTTGTGGTCCGGCCTGAAATCCCGCCGGTCCTCAGCTCCCGGATCAGTTTTGTGGCCTCCCTCTCCCTGGCCGGTGTACTCCGAAAACAGTTCGGCGTCAACGCCCAGGTCAAATGGCCCAATGACATCCTGGTGGACGAAAAAAAGCTCACCGGGATGCTCTCGGAAATGGAGACCGACGCGGATATGGTCTCCTTTGTCAACATCGGCATGGGGATCAATGTCAACAACGATCCCACGCCCGACGAATCCAGGGCCACATCCCTGGCCCGGCTGCTGGGCCGGACCGTTCCCCGGCGGGCGATTCTGGCGGCCTTTCTGGACGACTTTGAAGCGCGGATGGCGCAGGTGGATTACGACACCGTGATCGGAGAGTGGAAAGAATTCACCCTGACCCTGGGCCGCCGTGTAAGGATCGTGACCACATCGGAGACATACGAGGGCCGGGCCGCTGACGTGGAGAAGGACGGCACGCTGATTCTGGAACTGGGAGACGGCACGCGCAAGAGCGTTATTTTCGGCGACTGTTTCCTGCAACCGCCCGGAGAATGA
- a CDS encoding DUF3592 domain-containing protein — translation MAFTGKAFCTSAPGSRFLFLQIRNSHPLRPGPGFIAQTQAVVMKAHKSKSYSQGRTNIRYHFAYRYTVGGKEHISGRYSFRFASGSVSEGVARFSTNDVITVYYTPDHPSVAVVKKVPAGFFRLCILRAGPFVYDHALGLTFYDDPFAILMTIRSRSVR, via the coding sequence TTGGCTTTCACAGGAAAGGCTTTCTGCACTTCTGCTCCTGGGAGCCGGTTTCTGTTTCTACAAATCCGTAATTCCCATCCTCTGCGGCCCGGGCCAGGATTCATAGCCCAAACGCAGGCGGTCGTTATGAAAGCCCATAAAAGCAAATCCTATTCCCAGGGAAGAACCAACATCCGCTATCATTTCGCCTACCGATATACCGTTGGCGGAAAAGAACATATCTCCGGGCGATACTCTTTCCGATTTGCCAGCGGCAGCGTTTCCGAAGGCGTGGCGCGATTTTCAACGAACGACGTCATCACTGTTTACTACACCCCTGATCACCCATCCGTTGCGGTGGTCAAAAAGGTTCCCGCCGGATTTTTTCGTTTATGCATTCTTCGGGCTGGGCCTTTTGTTTATGATCATGCATTGGGGCTGACCTTTTATGACGATCCGTTCGCCATCCTGATGACCATTCGGTCACGGTCTGTCAGATGA
- a CDS encoding acyl-CoA thioesterase, which yields MSRVHLDLPGRFEFSTTLPIRISDINYGGHLANDAVLTLAHEARMQFLHRFGFSELDISGIGLVIADAVVVYRAEGFYGDVLTAEVAAGDLSRCGCDIYYRFSNRENGREIARAKTGIVFLDYATRKMVSVPEPFKKAFFTS from the coding sequence ATGTCACGAGTGCATCTTGATCTGCCCGGCCGGTTTGAATTTTCCACAACGCTTCCGATCCGGATCAGCGACATCAATTACGGCGGGCATCTGGCCAATGACGCCGTTCTGACCCTGGCCCACGAAGCCCGTATGCAGTTCCTTCACCGCTTCGGATTCAGTGAACTTGACATCAGCGGTATCGGGCTGGTTATCGCCGATGCCGTCGTCGTTTACAGGGCAGAGGGGTTTTACGGGGACGTTCTGACGGCTGAGGTGGCGGCAGGGGATTTAAGCCGCTGCGGATGTGATATTTACTACAGATTCAGCAACAGGGAAAACGGTCGGGAGATCGCACGGGCAAAAACGGGGATCGTTTTTCTGGATTACGCCACCCGAAAGATGGTTTCCGTACCAGAGCCTTTTAAAAAGGCTTTTTTCACTTCATAA
- a CDS encoding RluA family pseudouridine synthase, producing the protein MDNFFAITVSRTSSGQRMDALVAGHLPDVSRAFVTTLIRSGSIRVGGQVRKPGYRLKTGDQITGSVPRPVAVSYEPEPIPLDFLYEDADLVVINKRPGLVVHPAPGHYAGTLVNALLYHCPDIKGIGGELRPGIVHRLDKETSGVLIIAKTAPALAHLAHQFKSRTVRKTYLALVHGETKQDSDRITLPIGRHPVDRKKMSVVSRHGREAETLWSVCRRFRETTLLEVNLKTGRTHQIRVHCAAIRHPLVGDPVYCSGKIAKNHTGPVLQRISSARRQMLHAWKIRFIHPRSGHEMAFEAPPYPDMENVINALEKLSKGE; encoded by the coding sequence GTGGATAACTTCTTTGCGATTACCGTCAGCCGGACGTCCTCTGGCCAGCGCATGGATGCGTTGGTGGCCGGTCATCTGCCGGACGTTTCCCGCGCCTTTGTCACAACCCTCATCCGCAGCGGCAGCATCCGGGTCGGCGGACAGGTCAGAAAACCCGGATACCGCCTGAAAACCGGAGATCAGATTACCGGGTCTGTCCCCCGGCCGGTGGCGGTGTCTTACGAGCCGGAGCCGATCCCACTCGACTTTCTTTATGAGGACGCCGACCTGGTGGTGATCAACAAAAGGCCGGGTTTGGTCGTTCACCCTGCTCCGGGCCATTATGCGGGGACACTGGTCAATGCGCTCCTCTACCACTGCCCGGATATAAAGGGTATCGGCGGGGAGTTACGGCCCGGAATTGTCCACCGGCTGGATAAGGAGACCTCCGGCGTTCTCATCATTGCCAAAACAGCCCCCGCTCTGGCCCATCTGGCCCATCAGTTCAAATCCAGAACGGTCCGAAAGACCTATCTGGCGCTTGTCCACGGAGAAACGAAACAGGATTCAGACAGAATCACCCTCCCCATTGGCAGACATCCGGTGGACAGGAAAAAAATGTCTGTGGTCAGCCGCCACGGACGGGAGGCCGAAACCCTCTGGTCGGTCTGCCGGCGCTTTCGGGAAACAACGCTCCTGGAGGTCAACCTCAAAACAGGGCGGACCCATCAGATCCGGGTCCATTGCGCTGCCATCCGACATCCGCTGGTGGGTGATCCTGTCTATTGTTCGGGAAAGATCGCCAAAAACCACACCGGCCCCGTTCTGCAACGCATCAGCTCCGCACGGCGACAGATGCTTCACGCCTGGAAAATTCGTTTTATTCACCCCCGGAGCGGCCATGAGATGGCATTTGAAGCGCCGCCATACCCGGATATGGAAAATGTCATCAACGCCCTTGAGAAACTCAGTAAAGGCGAATAA
- a CDS encoding CarD family transcriptional regulator encodes MNEKNVTEQNETQKLREFQVGDLAVYPAHGVGRIESIESKVVGGEKHDFYIMKVLENDMVIMIPTSNVESVGLRDIISQKEIPEIYKVITEKKDSPIDNQTWNRRYREYMDKIKTGSLYEVAEVFRDLFLLKMSKDLSFGERKLYDTAQILLVKELSTAKNTDEETILSEIESLFAA; translated from the coding sequence ATGAATGAAAAAAATGTAACAGAGCAAAACGAAACACAGAAATTACGGGAATTTCAGGTCGGCGATCTCGCCGTTTACCCGGCCCATGGTGTCGGTCGGATAGAATCCATTGAAAGCAAGGTCGTCGGCGGGGAAAAACATGATTTTTACATCATGAAGGTTCTTGAAAACGATATGGTCATTATGATCCCCACCTCAAATGTCGAATCTGTCGGGCTGCGGGATATCATCAGCCAGAAAGAAATTCCTGAAATATATAAGGTCATAACGGAAAAAAAGGACTCTCCCATAGATAATCAGACCTGGAACCGCCGGTACAGAGAATATATGGATAAGATCAAAACCGGCTCACTTTATGAGGTGGCAGAGGTTTTTCGGGATTTGTTCCTTCTAAAAATGTCAAAGGATCTCTCTTTCGGCGAACGCAAATTGTATGATACCGCCCAGATCCTTCTGGTTAAAGAGCTGTCAACCGCAAAAAATACCGATGAAGAAACGATTCTCTCAGAAATCGAATCTCTTTTTGCCGCTTAG